ACGTTAACTTAGGGAAATTAGGAatagaatttattattttaaattttttttagcttgTGCCCAAGTCTATTATTTGCGTTGTCATTGTTTGTGTTGTGGACTTATAATTATCTACCCTATTTTCGACAGGCTTGCAGCGGAGGTCCTCATTATATCTAACTGTACTTTGTTACCTTCCGGACGAAAGAGGACCCTTCAAGATTTGACACAACGCCCAAGATCGAACAAGTTAGTAGCCTATTTTTATCCAAATCCAATCCATGTTACTATTTCAAGCCAGTGCAGTTTGATTTCTGCAAAGGTTTAATTCAACTGACCTTGACACGTTACCGAGGGGTTTTCCCTATTATTGGAATATGGATGCACGATTAAAcgtgtttctttttaggtTCGAATTGATGTGTGGATGCACTATGTCTCAAAGAAATTGTAGTTTTTCGCGAAGCTTTCAGAGCGTAGGGATTAAAgtgagaaacatttttttggacgGCAGTACTACGAAATTTCCTACGTCAGTAATTAATGTAATCTCTGTAATCGAAAAGAATCGTTGAGCTACAAAGAGAAAAGTATCTCTTACAGTATATTTAGACGAACTTAACATATCAGTCGGTATCAGTTGGACACAATACAACGTGAGTTTATTGCCCTTTTACAGACCCTCATCAACCGGAAGCGTTTGCAAAGCATTTCCGTACATGCTGGTAGtcttacaaaaataattcgtgATTCTCGGAACTTAccatttttcacaaaaaacttctttcctttttctttcaaaatattttatttgaaagtcgtcgccaatttaaaattttaatcaaactccgccaaattcaattcaatttgcgCCTTGATTTATCCGCCATGCAGATTTTATCATCCAATTGACTAGAAAAACAAACGTTACTCAACTcactaagaagaaaaaaacttattaaaCTATCCCAATCCCCCGTGGTATTAATGTTCACCTTTCCAATTCAAATCTTTTACTTTGGTGGTTTCAACGTGATGAAATCTTAATCGTCATAGCCGGAATGGCTGTTTAGGCTTTCTTCGGCGGCTTTGACAGTTTCCTcatcgatttcttctttcacagGTTTGCCGTCCTTGTCCAGCATAAAGTACTCCTTTTACGAAAAAGAGTCGTCATTTAAATGGCTTCACATtgaacgaaaatgaaaagatcCAACCTCGAGAGCAACGGGAATTTTGTGGTGGACCTTGCCTGTCATTGGAGTGCCCACTCGTACTCTTCCTAGAACTGCGGACCAATTATTCTTCAACCACTTCGTCACCTTACCTACGTATTTCCTTATCAAGGCTAAACAAGGTCTCAAGTGGATATACAcgtttttaaatggaaatcaacgattattatttgacCTTGTTGATTGTTGATCATCGACGACGGTCCACACTCTGCGGATGGCTCTACTGAATAGGTTAGTCGCTTTCAAAGTCGAGGAGTGTCAAGTTctaccaaaatgaaaaacagtaAGATGGAAATAAGAGacgttgtttttaaaattggttttgattttttaccttttttcattattatgtTTTAGGTTTATTTCTTGttaggaaggaaagaaaaatgggtgTTATTACTTCATTGGATGACGAGTCCGATCAAGAGCAACCAACAGagtacaaaacattttttaaatctaagtgatggtttaatttattcaaaatggtGTTTTCGTTTCATATCGTCATTCATGCGTGACCTTAGCTGATTAGGGGTTTCCTTGGCATATTTCTTGACaggccatttcttctttgaaacctGATTTTTCCCTTATCCCGATATTTGTTTCGTTATTACAActattttaagattttaatggatttttatatttattttgttttacagagAGGAAGAAGTTTCAAGTGACTCAGATTCAGATGAAGATGAGACCAACACCAATGATTCCGAGGAGGTAATTAGAGCCAAAGCTAAATACCAGAAAACGAAAGAGGATCTTGCTAAGATTAAGCGATTATATAAATTAGCTCTGAGTCGCCTCAAAGCGATCGAGAATGGAGTGCTGTCTGCCTATGTAGCTACTCCAGAGGAAGTTGAACTTGATAGGTATCTACACACAATATATACTTTGTTGTCTTCATTGCTGAAATTTCATGACATTATTTAGGTGGTTCGTGATGACGAATAGGACGGAGGCGTCTAAACAAACGGACCAATCGTGAATGCCAAGAATTCGTTCTTCGTCTTCTCTTCCTGCTACATTTCCTTACTTACCTCAGTTTATTGCCATCACACTTCTAATATTGCCCTATGCTAAGCAAACTACAATTACATGATATGTATTGCAGTACATGTGGTCTTGAAATATAGGGGTGGAtaactcttttgtttgttccatcttgttgtttacttgtttttttccacaaGCTAAGAGTTGCATCAGTGATCGTGTCTAaatagatgttattccaaccaAAAAGTTGTGCCAAAAAGTAGTGCGCAGTATACGCCGATGTGCACCACTGCGGACGATAGCAgaacgaaaatttttattacatgaCAGAtgacggggagaagagggagaatgggagggaggagggcgtacgaaaagcATTACCAAAGCATTACTAAGCATTACCACGAGTGGAACAAAAAAGCTGTGCTAGTACGGCCACCTAATCTTTTTCGACCTGAGAGACTTTGACTTTGACTTTGACTGACACATTAGAGACTTTGATCTCGAGGTACACATTTCtggagtttaaaaaaatagactgTAGCCTACTCAGAGCCTGATTGAGTTGGTGATAAAAATTGGTCCATCTATCCAGCTAATTGGCCCAATAAACTGAAGTCCCTAAGGTCGTTGATttaccattattattatttatttatttttttggttacgGCTGGGGAGAACTGAACTGAAGAGGACATGTggctttgttgttgttgttgcgtttgttgtttttagttgCGTTTGTTTATCTTCACTCTTCAGTTGTCCGGTGTATGAGTCTAGCACTCTAGCCGTTTAGCCCCCACCTTCTTCTTGGCTCTCAGTTGAAGTGAGGGTTTCGATAGAAAAACACGCCATtgttctttgttgtttgtttttttaatgttagCCTGACTGCTCGGCAGTATTTGTATTTCTGATGGTTTAGATGAgagttataaatttttttttacgtggaATTATACACCGAAAGTGTTGAgtgccattttttaatttgtagaGGAATGTAAGTTCAGGACTTACAGTCATACACTGATTGAAGACCATTATTCAGTTTattcgaaaaattaaatttgtcgaGTTCGAAGAAAACTTCAGAGGTTTTTGGCAACAAAGCTTTTATTCTGTTCTTGTGCGCCAATCGGCTCTACATCAGCTGGAGTGCTCACAAAGCCCTCAGAGAAGTCAGAGATATATCTTGAtagtttaaaattataattaaggTGACGAGTGACACTTTCTCGACTAAGGAAACGGATTAGTTGCGAATCTGAGTCACTGCAACGACGACGATATCGTAAGGTCTAtaacttaaataaataattttaaaaaagttaacatttaatggaaaaaaatcaaacagcaCGGTTATATGATTGATGGAGGTAAACCGATGGAAATTAAGCCGATCCCTTCGCGACTCCGCCAAATGCTCCACTCTCCACCTGAAAcagaaaacgaaataattatGATCGGTGCTCAAATCGTTCGTGCTGTTGATCCTTTCCCACATCTCAAAGCCCAAATCAAAGCAAGCTGCGATAAAAccattaacaataaaaatacactTTACGTTACCATTATTTAatgacaaattttatttattagtggAATAACCGGGAATAATCGATTCAGAAGTAACTCTTATTCTATCAGTtgtaatgattaaaaataactcAAGGCCATATTACCTGAACTTTTTAAGACATGTAGGGAAGGGTGGTCTTTTTCTCGCTGTGATATAAGCACGCTAAAACTTATTATGGCCGTCTCGGTGTGTACCCTGGGGTGAAAAATCCCAACCCTTATTCTTGATGCGCCTGATTTGACGACAGTTCACTTGGAGCTTTACTAAAAAATATCTGTCAGTCGCACGTGTCAAGTTAAAGGCTACGGAACAGTCATTTTCggaattcatttaaatttaatttatttttctgaattacTATTAAGAACTCGAAAGATGTCGAAGCAAGTCGATCTTCAAAGTCCTTCTTCGTCTGATGACAAACCCGATCGGGATGCTGGATCATCACAAaacaggttttctttttttatggttgttttcctattttatattttctataGTCTTTCTTCAACTGTCTCACTCAGGTTACATGGGCTTATATATGTGTATTTCAATGTGTtggcatatttttttcaattcacaaaatAAGTGTTCCATAGCACCGTATTCcgatattcatttttttgcgTGTTTTACAGTAATTCAGTAGATTTAACCCTTTATCGATGTGAGCCGATAAAAGTTTTGAGCTTCTAGACGCCACGTAAACCAGGGTTTAGAGAGGATTCCCTATAGGGGCtttgtcccgacaggcaaTGGAGAGATCGAGAGGATCTTTCCACGGGATTCCCGACGGTAGATAAAAGGTTAAGTTGGGCGGCCGAAGCGGCCGAAAATGCAAAGAGGTCCGCAAAGTTTCAAGTTAAacaggagaagaaggaaaaaaaacagattataAAGACAAATATTCTAATGTCAAAAATAAACTTCTTGCAAAGGAATCCCAGCCAGAGAAAATTAAGAAGGTAATATTACCCTACACCACCTTCTAACTTACTTCGTTgcaataaatttcttttatgtaCTTAGGCTTTGGCTGAAGTCGATGCCGAAGTCAAGTCTTCGATGGCCATGGATCCTGAACCTGATAGAACCGATGAAGGCGAACCTAGCGACGCCCTGGCCGGTCCATAATGGTATGGAGCGTGGCTTGGGTATGGACTATGGAGAGAGCAGGTTACCATTGTCCATTGCTGTGAATTAATGTGAAATCTTTTTCGTATGCCAGTTTCGTTTGCCAGTTTAGCATTTGATTTGAACccactttttctatttctttggATTTCCCATATATTTAAGAATCGAGTTTGCCTTAGcgtgaaaaattccaattacGTGTGAGCACTTGGTTTATTTATACTTTTGTCGGTGTATCTCGTACCAATATGTACGTTATCcgagaaatagaaatttgtTAATTCACAATTTTAGTTTGCGtcccaatatttttttcatttgtcatTGTTTGTGTTGTCGAGTCAGAACTATCTGCCCTATTTTCGAAAGGCATACAGCGGAGGTCGTGATTATATTTAACTGTTCTTCGTTACCTTCCagataattttctttctcatttttagtTCGGTAAAGATAGTAAAGAATCGTTGAGcaacagagagaaaagtgtCTCTTATTATTTAGACAAATGTAAGGATCGGGTTAACTCACCGCTCTGGCAGAGAGTAGTACCCGAACCCAGCCACGGGAGGGCACCCGAAACCAGCGAACAAGCGGCGCATCTATAGCACTAACAGCCATAAGCGCGCAATTCAAAAAGGCGTATGCGCAAACGATTCCGTTGAGCAGATAGGATCCGTTCACGGACACCGTGATGTCGACACACGGGAAGTATCAAGTCCCGACACCGTGAGGTTGACTCACGGGAAGTATCAAGTCCCGACACCGTGAGGATGACTCACGGGAAGTATCAAGTCCCGACACCGTGAGGCTGACTCACGGGGAGTATCCATTGCCAACACCGTGATATCGACATCAGCCAGAGTATCAATTCCAACACGGCAATAACAGCAATAACGAGATCAATCTACGACGCTGACTTCCGCCTTAACCAGTATAAAAGCCCCCTTGtttcctggaaaggaaaaatcaattaccaagTGTTTCAGtgggaaaatgttaaaaattacaagtaaACTATACATGTTTGGGTCCTACATATGTAAACAATGCCCATATGCCctgtacaaaacatttaaataatatgacttccactacttcaatagtggaaaacttacatgctacggattacctgaatgatgtagtatttttcaatatttttctttggtcgaaGTTGTTATCCagttaagagaaaaaacactttgaaaaaatacttccATAAGAGACAGTATtaaaaaagggtgtggtttTCTCAATATGGCGGATTGCAGCGTTGTCGGACTACAAGAATCCTGCTATCCGCACGGTGCAAGAGGTCAATAAGACAATACACACCAAAAATCTTAATCTCATTCATAAATATGCTTCACCCTGTTTTATCCTTTTTATCCTTTATTATTAGACTACAATACTaatcatcattattattgatattatgatattgatattgattattattattggagACTTGCTATTGTACTTCGCGGCAGCGTTGCCAATTTTGTTTCTACTTACCTACATGGTCTTCaatttaattagaaaattCTTTGGTCTCCTTAATTTTAATGATAAGCGGAGAAAATCAGATCTAGttagattattattaaaataataaaatctgaTAGCTCATATTTTGATTTGAGCAGTCATCTCTGGCACTGGCACTATGGTGGAccataatttcaatttcaattttacctCTCAAGTTATAAAGTCATGAATGTTAAATTGTATCAATCAATCAACCAAAATCCACTGAATTAATCAGTCAATTAATGGCTGTTCACTGTTGAAGTTTGAAGTGGTGATGCTGCACTTGCTTTTCACGGActcagcagacgacaaaatattttttgagaAACAAGTACAGTTTGGCAATGCTGCGTGAAGTGCAATAGCAACTTTGACAGTTGGAGTATTTCACGTGTGAAGTGCAATAGGCGCgaccaaatgaaaaacagtAAGATGGAAATAAGAgacttgattttaaaattggttttaatttttaccttttttcattattatgtTTTAGGTTTATTTCTTgttaggaagaaaagaaaaatgggtgTCATTACTTCATTGGACGAGTCCGATCAAGAGCAACCAACAGagtacaaaacatttttttatttaagtgatggtttaatttattcaaaatggtGTTTTCGTTTCAAATCGTCATTCATGTGTGATCTTAGCTGATTAGGGGTTTCCGTGGCATATTTATTGGCAGGCCATTTCTTCTATGAAAGCTGAATTTTTCCTCATCCCGATTTACaataaccattttttaaaaatttttagattttaatggatttttatatttattttgttttacagagAGGAAGAAGTTTTAAGTGACACAGATGAAGATGAGACCAACACCAATGATACCGAGGAGGTAATTAGAGCCAGAGCTGAATACGAGAAATCGAAAGAGAATCTTGCTAAGATTAAGCGGTTATATGAATTAGCTGTGAGTCGCCTCGAAGAGATCGAGAATGGAGTGCTGTCTGCCTATGTAGCTACTCCAGAGGAAGTTGAACTTGATAGGTATCTACACACAATATATACTTTGTTGTCTTCATTGCTGAAATTTCATGAAATTATTTAGGTGGTTCGAGGTGACGAATAGGATGGAAAACGTCTAAACAAACGGACCAATCGTGAACGCCAAGAATTTGTTCTTCGTCTTCACCCTCCTTTTCCTGCTACATTTCCTTATACTTATACCTCGTCCTATTATTGTCGTCACACACCTTTATACTTCACCCCTCATACCTCTCACCCCATACTATATGGGCTaactaaaaaatgtgttataaCGTGTGAAGCTATAATTGTGTTGTATAATGTTTTGATCGTTTAACATGGCATTAATGGAAACTTGCgccaaatttaattcaatttacacGCTAGTTTATCCGTAACCAGACTTTTTCTTGGCTCACAGTTAACCCTGTAGTTATTTACGAATGAAGGTGAATGACGTAACAAATTTGCGGGACGAATGCATTTATTTGAATCGATATTTGGATTAAAACCTTAACCGTCACATcccatttcattatttgcaCACAATCCCGTTTGGTGACTAGAAGCATAAAAACCAATaacccaatttt
The window above is part of the Daphnia pulex isolate KAP4 chromosome 3, ASM2113471v1 genome. Proteins encoded here:
- the LOC124190793 gene encoding nucleolar protein 12-like isoform X1, which translates into the protein MKNSLFLVRKERKMGVITSLDDESDQEQPTEEEEVSSDSDSDEDETNTNDSEEVIRAKAKYQKTKEDLAKIKRLYKLALSRLKAIENGVLSAYVATPEEVELDRWFVMTNRTEASKQTDQS
- the LOC124190793 gene encoding nucleolar protein 12-like isoform X2; translation: MKNSLFLVRKERKMGVITSLDDESDQEQPTEEEEVSSDSDSDEDETNTNDSEEVIRAKAKYQKTKEDLAKIKRLYKLALSRLKAIENGVLSAYVATPEEVELDRWFVMTNRTEASKQTDQS
- the LOC124190793 gene encoding nucleolar protein 12-like isoform X3 translates to MGVITSLDDESDQEQPTEEEEVSSDSDSDEDETNTNDSEEVIRAKAKYQKTKEDLAKIKRLYKLALSRLKAIENGVLSAYVATPEEVELDRWFVMTNRTEASKQTDQS
- the LOC124190794 gene encoding uncharacterized protein LOC124190794 is translated as MKNSLFLVRKKRKMGVITSLDESDQEQPTEEEEVLSDTDEDETNTNDTEEVIRARAEYEKSKENLAKIKRLYELAVSRLEEIENGVLSAYVATPEEVELDRWFEVTNRMENV